The following nucleotide sequence is from Aspergillus nidulans FGSC A4 chromosome I.
TCCTGACGTGCTTCCTGCTGGCTCAGATAAAAGCTTCTGCCAGCCTGCTCTTTCAGTGTCCCGCGCGATATTTCAACTCAACCATGTTTCTCAATCGTATCGCCCGATTCTACCGGTCATGTCTGTTTCAGATAATTATCGTTGGGCTGGTCGCGTTTTGCGAGCCTGGAATCTGGACTGCCTTGAATAATCTGGGAGCGGGAGGGAACGCGAGCGTAAGTCAACGCCGAGCCACTGGCGCGAGAATTCTGCTGACCTTCAATCGCAGCCTTTTTTAAACAATGCAGCAAATGCACTGACGTATGGGCTGATGTCGGTGGGctgctttcttgctggaggtgTGAGCAATAAGATCACCGCGAAATGGACATTGTTCATCGGCGCCGCGTTCTATACACCATACGCGGCTGGCCTCTACTGCCACAATCGCTACGGAAACGAGTggtttcttctgcttggcGCCTCTCTCTGTGGAATTGGCGCATCCTTACTGTGGGCGAGCGAGGCCGCCATTGCGGTTGGATACCCAGAGGAGGATAAAAGGGGGCGGTAGGCTACACCCGGTGCTAAGTCGAGATTACTCTAAACTGACATTGAGACAGCTACGTTGCCATCTGGATGGGTATCCGGCAAATGGGGCCGCTCGTTGGCGGTGCGATATCGCTTGCACTCAATGTAAACACAGCACATGTGGGCAAAGTCACCTATACCACCTACCTTGGGCTGGTGGCTATCTCGTCCCTGGGTGCCCCGTTCGCGCTGCTCCTTTCCCAACCGCAAGAGGTTTTCCGAAGTGATGGCACCAAGATTCCGTACATGAAGAAGACAAGCCTGGCCATTGAGGCCCGTGCCATTTGGAAACAGCTTCGGAATAAATATATGCTGTTGCTCATCCCCGTATTCCTTGCAGGCCAGTTTGGAGCGACATATCAAGGAAACTACCTAACCTGTAAGGATACCAcgtttttctctctttcttcccgtCCCTCTTATTCTCTTATGCCTTTCTATCTCGATGGAATGGTTTGACCAGAGCTGATGGAATCAGCGTATTTCACCGTTCGTTCAAGAGCCCTGGCATCTTTCCTAACGGCGGTTGTTGGTGCAACAGCCCATCTGACCACAGGAACCATCCTGGACCTTAAGTACTTCTCGCGCGAAACTCGATCCAAGGCCGTCTACATCATCGTCCTGGTCTTCGTGACCGCGTCGTGGACTTGGAATGCAGTGATGCAAACGAAACTCTCCCGCATGGCTGAGCCACCCGCTTTCGACCTAGGTGACGGCCCGTTCTTCAACTCAGCATTCACAGTCTATATGTTCTTCCGGTTCTTCTACGAGGTGCTCCAAACATACATCTACTGGCTGATGGCTGAGATCAAGGGTGCCCAGGCCGACGGCGATGTTGCCAGAACAACTGGTATTCTCAGATCTTGGGAGTCGATTGGCAGCACGATTGCCTATGCCGTCGGCGCAACCCACTGGCCCAACCTGAACCAGATGATCCTCGGCTTCGCACTGTGGGGGTTCACTATCCCGTTCACCCTTCTAGCGGTCTTTGGAAGCTGGAATCAATCTCAAATCGCGGAGGCGGACGGGGAATCGAGCGGAGATGACTTTGAGACGCAGAGGGTAACCATGGATCCCGATCGCAAAGATTTTTCGTCTCGGCAGGGGTCGATTCGTAATTTTTCCTAGGATAGCAAGCTGTATGCGGTATGAAGCCTGAACACATTGCACGAATGTGACAACATAGAGAGATGGATAACGAAAACAGTTGAATGAAAGAGCAACACGCGGGTAAAGGGATATGAAGAACATGCAGACAAGGATATCGCAAGTATATGGAATCCATAGAATATATAAATTCTTATATAAAAACAATTAGAGACGAAATACGCGTCATTGGCTCCAGAGGATAATCTTATGGGGCATCCGCTTAGTCAAGGCTTTACCCCGCGGCGGGAATGGATCGGGCAGGTCACCTTACTCGACACCTAAACCCTCGAGCTTGCTCTCACATATGCAAAAGTACTCAACAAGGCAGAATTGAAATGGCAGAATTCCCTCCATTCAGTCTCCAGCCGCTCGCCCAGGAGGTCGTCGAACTCCTCAAGGCAAGGAGAGAGACCGTCTCAGTTGCCGAGACGGTGCGTAGCCTACCCCATGTCTGCGGAGCCGAAGGCAAGTTCTGATCTCTCCAGGCGGCCGGGGGCCTGATATCGGCATGTCTTCTCTCTGTTCCAGGGGCATCGGCCGTCTATAAAGGCGGGCTGACTGTATGATACTCAACCGACCCTCTAATCGCTAGTTGACGCGTCCATACTAAACCTGCGGAGGTCTACACCCTGGAATCACGCCTTGCATTTGCCGGCTGGACGCAAGCAGACCGAGACAAGTACACGGGTCCCACGACTGAGATAGTCGGCCAGATGGCTGGCCATACTCGTCGCACTTTGGAATCCACTTATGCAGTAAGCGAGAGCGGCACGGCTGGACCGACGGGAGGGACTACGAGGAACCGGACTCCGTAAGTACAGATTGCTCTAAGAACTAGCAGTTTACTAAGGTACAAGTGGCTATGTGGCGGTGGCCGTGTCGACGGCGAATGGGGACCAGACGCGGGAGGTTGAGACGGGGAGCAGTGATCGGGCGCAGAACATGGTGGCGTTCGCAAGAGAGTCGTTGCAGTTGCTGAAGGAGGTGATATCACAGTCTGTAACGCCTGTCCTCTAGGATTCATAGTGTCCAAGTAGATAATAGGTAGATTACGCAATCATACGTTCCCCTATTGACCTTAtatggaggatgaagggcGAAGTCGCTGTTTGGGCCAGGgtagcaaaaaaaaaaaaaaagaacaaaaaagaacaagagctgAATCCTGAATGGGGTTGTTGTTGATTATCTCTATATTCTATATCATTTTACTTTTCTGTTTaattttctttctcatttttctgtctttttttttagtcTTTGCGTTCGTGCCCTACATAACTAGCACCCAGCACATTCAGGGTGTCCTCGTTGATATCTATGCCAGAATAATCATGTAAAGCTGTGGTACTCCACAACCATTGCGCCCATCTCGATCACTCCGGGGTCTATCTATAGTCATGAGGGTTGCCAACCTCCGGCCTGCTGAGCTTCCAAGGGCCGGCATCTGGTGAAGCCAGCCAATTCTATGGCTGTCACTAACCGTGTGTGAATTGGACTGGCAAGCAGCCAGGCCCCCAAGAACTCCATAGCTTCAGCGCAATGGGTTCTACGTACTTGATGCCGCTCATAGTCAACTCCGCTagttgcttcttctgctggatATCGAACAGCACGACGGAGGTAGGTGTGACCCTGGACCTACGCACAGCGACACTGTTGAGGGTAAGCGAGAGGAGTAATATAGAGCTCGATGGTACAACATTGCAAAGTCTGGTATCTAGGTGAGCTGTAAAACACAGAAAGGACACCTTAGATGAGGCTCGTTTCTCTAGACCCGTGGTTACTACAGACCTCTCCAGAAAGTGTCAATGAGGTGAACAACCTCTGGTACTCGTTCTCTGACGACGCCGTGTCCTACACCAGGAACCACAGCAACATTCTTCAACCCGACTTCGTAGAGATCCTCAGCCTTACAAATATCGTCTGTCTCCCCGAGGACACATAACACTGGAACACCACCTTTTGCAGCTCGAAGGAACTCGGCGTGTCTGTCAAGCACCCCTCCATCCCGAAACACGCCAATCACGCTTGCCTGATGTCCTGGATGATTTTTCAGCTCCCAGTCTCGGACAGCCTCTGCGACGACCTCGCCCCGTGCgaccctctcctcccagTTGGATGGCACGGTCAACCGTCCCCCCTCGAGGAACTCTAGAATCCAGTCctttgcagcctcttccagccCGTCATCGCCGCCGCGGAGATAgcttctttcctcgtctgTGAAATGAGCGTCGCGTAAGAGACCTGCAGGTGCGACAAGCACCATAGACGAGACACGATCAGGCCGCGCGGCAGCGAACGTGGCCGTTGTCGACCCACCAAAGGAGTACCCGATCATGTGAGCATCGCGCCACCCCAGATGTGTCATCAAGTCCTCGATGAGCTGGTGAAAAAGGGCCGGCTCATGGGGTGCAAAGGGTGTATCTGTCAGCCCGTGGCCCCACAGATCAACAAGAACACCTTGTGCGGAAGGAAAGCGCGAAAAGAGCTCCTTTGATAATGGCTGCAGTCCAATGGCAGGTGTCTGGACTCCGTGAATAAATAAGACCCGGCGAATTGTTGCTGTAGGGTCGTTCGTTTCTGGTGACTGACTGTAATAGGCGATTCTGCCGTTCTGAGTGTACAGATAGGACGCCGCTGGCAAGAGCTGGCCGAAAGTTCTCACGAAAGCGGCTTCGGAAGGGCTGGGGATTGCCTGGCCAGTTGTTATCTGCCCAGGACGGGGAAGAACAATCAGATTCGAGGACATTGCCGATTGAGGGCTGTGGATAAAGGTCGAAAGGACGGTCGATGGGTGGAGAAGCCGTTGGCATCCGCTTAGAATGATGGCACCAAGGCAGATGCTGACTAATATCATAAACATTGTTCTAACAGTACCAAGAGTAAGTATAACAATCAGTCCAGCTCCTGAGAAGGGATACAGTACTGCATTGAGCAAAGCAATGCAAAAGAGCGTATTCTAACCCGTCATCTGGATAGCGATTGATAGAGAATATATAACACCCCAAATAGGCAATACTTTGGAATATCCTAGGGCACGGCAATCATGAGCTTCCGAGGCCCGATATGTCTCAACTACATTCGGAAAAAGCTATGATCATCCTTCTACCATGTGTGCTCCACCGCCTCGTAACGCTGAGTATTGCCTCTCCGCATACAAATTCATAAACAAAGGTAAGATCATCCATTTCGCGCACTTGACGAGAAATTTATCCTCCGAACTAAGCCGAAACAGCATTGCATaggcggaggaggcagaCGGCATTCCGACGGATCGGCACACCGGGGAAGGAGATTGACTGGCCTGATGATATGCTAATCTACTAGCGTGATGACATCAAATCTCGCTCATATGTTAGGTCTAAGCAATGATGTGAAACTATCTCCAGTGTGGTGTTATGACCAGTCTTGGATTCATATCTGTTACTAAATTCAGGCAATGTCTGCCATAGGCCACAGCTAGCCACGGGCCTCAAAATAAACGCTGGAGACTACGTATGCAGAGCTAATACGGCTTATATGACGCATAGATAGTCTAGACTTAATTGCAGGTTTGAATCTGAGCTAGATAGAAAAGATCAGACATAACACTCGGCCGAAGTGGGCGTGAATGTCCGGGCTGGCTGCCTTGTAACTATGTCAAACTTAATATCCGCGCCACGCAGCTTGTACCTGCGCTAGTCTGATGTTGAAGGTATTTAAATGGTCAGTGAATATAGATTGGCTCTACTCTTTATTGAGCATCCGTGTATATATCAGCAGGATATAGCGGAGACCGGCGATTTCACAGCCAAAAACAAGACCTGAGATACTATTATGGTTCTATTCCTTAATACTAGCAGATGATATACCTACAGTAGAGCGCTAGGACTGCAACAGCGTATAATATTGTAGTCTGGACGCTGTGCTTTCTCTCTATGTGCTGTTATATTTCCCAAGTTCTTTTGCGAAGTAAGTGTAATATCAGGTTAAATCACAAGAACTCAAGACCGAACAGGACAAGTCGAAAGGAGTGTAAGGTCAGGAATGTGAAGTCATAAGAATGTAAAACAATAGGTGTGTACTCTGTTAAAACCAGAGAATAATGAATGCAGCTACAGATAGGAAGAATGTTGCATCATCAGACAAGCCTTAAATCGCGTGAACGTCTACCCAGAACCGAGTGTCGTCAGACTGATACTTCTTGTCGCTCTcaatctgctcctggatCCACGCCACAGCATCGATATATGCTAATCAATATGTAAGTTTAGCGGCCACCAATCCGATTATAAAATATTTCTCGTTTGAAATGTCAAAAGAAACTTACCCTTGATGTCGTCTGTGCCAGGGTTCTGCACCCCACTCTCTCCATTGCGGTGGCCGGCGAACCAGGTTTCATAGCCATATttctcttcgccttcatggCGAGCTTTGACGTCTTTGCCCAAGTTAGAGCTAGCAGTGGGCGTTAGTGGGGATGGTATGGTTTGCCTGTTTATGGTTCAAGAGCTTACTTGAGAATGGCGCCGTTATCAACCTGATCCACGGTCTGTCCCAGAAAATCGGACGCGGAATGCCGCAGCATGTACCAATTTTGTTTGAAGATACCGAAGTTTGTGGAATCGCCGGTCTTGCCGTCTCCTGTGGGTATAATTGTGAGAAATCGGCATCTGACAATGCTGCGGTTCGTTTGTACCTACCGTAGGTATAATCCGTCGTCATAGTATTGCTGCTGGGAGTAAGCCATCTCGCTGGTACCGAGAGGATGCTTGGAATAGACCTACGTCTCCAGCATCGCAATTGCTAGATCGCGAGTATTGCCACCAGCGTCCAGCACCGCCTGCTTGCGAGCTCCCAGGCCCGTGATAGTATCATTTCCCCGGCTACCATCTCGGGCTACAAGTCCTTTATAGACTgtagacgaagaagagagcacGCCAGGAGTAAGAGACAAGGCGCTGAGGATAGACAGAAGTTGCATTTTGAAATACGTTCAATGATAAGACGTCTgactttgctggcttggctgaTGGATCAGATCAATTCGAGACTCAGGATGATTTGGTGCAGGCAATTGCAGACTTGCTGCTGTCTTTTATATCCGGCAGTTCATCTTGCTTTAACTGCAAGTATCTTAAGCAGCATTAAGGCAATACTGTCTTATGCCGAGGGGATCGGCAAAGGATTGTCTGGCTTGGGGACTTGCCGTTGGGGCgcttgggagaagatcacTTGCTTTACTGGGCACTTGAAACGTTGTATGTTGCATCTACTCCTACTCCACGCCATTTAGTCTTGGACCCTTCCCAGGCTCCGCCTTATTTCGACCTAAATAGGCAGATTTGAATGCATCGCAATGTCGGAGCAGGCGGAGAATAACGTATTTTGTCAACTAGAGGCGGAGCGGAGTGCAGGTGAAAGGCCCTTCATGCTCCCATGAGTAGTAGCGATCGCTGCCATACTTGGAAGTAGAAACTTTTCGGTGACACACAGAGGCTAGACCACGGCGTTTCCTCGGCATTAGTTTTACATTTCTTGTCAATCAACTTCCCAGTGGGAGCTCACAATCCCGTTCAGGATATCGTAAGGGTTACCGAATGTAGTACAGTATGATGATGCTAATCGCGGAGAATCTGCCAAGGCACCATGGGACGTGTTCAAGTGTCACCACTAgcggaggtcaagaaggttTGGGCCTCGTTTCGAGAAATGCTAGAAGAAAGCTTCGGATTGAGACAGTCAACATTCCCCCTGACGTACTCAGCGTCTACTAATATTAGAGGTTTTCAAGTGTGTACCAGGCAGGTTGAATCAGGGACTTTGGGTTGTTGATTGCTCGCCATTCGAAGAGTTCAGAACTAAAACGCTCCCTGTACAAGTTCGGCCGCTGCTTGCGTCAGGACGCTCCGCCTCTGTCTCATGATGGTGGCTTCGAAATGTTTCGAATGCATCAAGAGACCACGTAACGGCGTGTCCATAGTGTTTCTGTTGTCATATATCAACATAGCCATCATGACCAGAGCCGTCAGTGGTACAGTTAAGCGGAAATCGTTATATAAGGTGGCGCACGGAGGATAAAGCATAATTTACTGTATTTGTCACAGCCCTACCACTATTCAGCCGTTAGGGCCTTAGGCTAGATGCCTTGATATCTAGGGCCTAACCCCATTGTTACATGGTTGGTACTATAAGTATAAATAGCATGACTGGCTTGCTATTGATCTTTATCTCTTCCAAACATTATGTTGCTATAAACTACTGCCTTGGAGATATTTTTGTGTAATATGTCGTAAAAAGATCTCCTCCCTGAAACCGTATGCCTTGTCACGGTAAATATCACAGGCAAGCTAGCTATACAGGTGCGATCAGGAGGTGATTTTTGGGTCTGGTTGGGAGTACGTCGCCTGGCACGTACCTTCATTCTTTACGGGATTAGGTTAAGAGGTCTATTACCTAGTTATTTGTGCAGCAATCTTGTATTAAGCCACAGTTGCTGTCTGAGTAATTTCTGTATATCATAGCGACATATGTCCTCGAGTTTACTACTAGAGCGAGAAATCCTCCCCTTCGTACTTCTCCCCCGCCCTTCCACCTCCGTCTAAGCTTTTCAAAGAGATACTATCCCGCATAACTCTTGCTCGACTATGTGTAgattcttctctgccatccCTCGTCCGAAAGCCCTGCCTCCCAGGAACTGCTCCCTCCGCAAGCCTACAAAACCTCCCACGTTCCCTCCCCCTTGGCTTTGACTTTATTTGGCTTGTACCCGTGTACAATCTACCTTGGGCATCCGCTGCCATATTGCGGTGCTTTCCCATTACCTTGGTAGGGAGAAATCGTACGATTAACGGCCATATCGGCGGGAGGCAGGCAGCGATGATAATAATTCCTCCTTCAAGCA
It contains:
- a CDS encoding uncharacterized protein (transcript_id=CADANIAT00007761) — encoded protein: MFLNRIARFYRSCLFQIIIVGLVAFCEPGIWTALNNLGAGGNASPFLNNAANALTYGLMSVGCFLAGGVSNKITAKWTLFIGAAFYTPYAAGLYCHNRYGNEWFLLLGASLCGIGASLLWASEAAIAVGYPEEDKRGRYVAIWMGIRQMGPLVGGAISLALNVNTAHVGKVTYTTYLGLVAISSLGAPFALLLSQPQEVFRSDGTKIPYMKKTSLAIEARAIWKQLRNKYMLLLIPVFLAGQFGATYQGNYLTSHLTTGTILDLKYFSRETRSKAVYIIVLVFVTASWTWNAVMQTKLSRMAEPPAFDLGDGPFFNSAFTVYMFFRFFYEVLQTYIYWLMAEIKGAQADGDVARTTGILRSWESIGSTIAYAVGATHWPNLNQMILGFALWGFTIPFTLLAVFGSWNQSQIAEADGESSGDDFETQRRRNTRHWLQRIILWGIRLVKALPRGGNGSGSTQQGRIEMAEFPPFSLQPLAQEVVELLKARRETVSVAETAAGGLISACLLSVPGASAVYKGGLTV
- a CDS encoding uncharacterized protein (transcript_id=CADANIAT00007762) is translated as MFMILVSICLGAIILSGCQRLLHPSTVLSTFIHSPQSAMSSNLIVLPRPGQITTGQAIPSPSEAAFVRTFGQLLPAASYLYTQNGRIAYYSQSPETNDPTATIRRVLFIHGVQTPAIGLQPLSKELFSRFPSAQGVLVDLWGHGLTDTPFAPHEPALFHQLIEDLMTHLGWRDAHMIGYSFGGSTTATFAAARPDRVSSMVLVAPAGLLRDAHFTDEERSYLRGGDDGLEEAAKDWILEFLEGGRLTVPSNWEERVARGEVVAEAVRDWELKNHPGHQASVIGVFRDGGVLDRHAEFLRAAKGGVPVLCVLGETDDICKAEDLYEVGLKNVAVVPGVGHGVVRERVPEVVHLIDTFWRAHLDTRLCNVVPSSSILLLSLTLNSVAVRRSRVTPTSVVLFDIQQKKQLAELTMSGIKYVEPIALKLWSSWGPGCLPVQFTHDINEDTLNVLGASYVGHERKD
- a CDS encoding uncharacterized protein (transcript_id=CADANIAT00007763), with translation MQLLSILSALSLTPGVLSSSSTVYKGLVARDGSRGNDTITGLGARKQAVLDAGGNTRDLAIAMLETIVRCRFLTIIPTGDGKTGDSTNFGIFKQNWYMLRHSASDFLGQTVDQVDNGAILNSNLGKDVKARHEGEEKYGYETWFAGHRNGESGVQNPGTDDIKAYIDAVAWIQEQIESDKKYQSDDTRFWVDVHAI